One genomic region from Microcebus murinus isolate Inina chromosome 32, M.murinus_Inina_mat1.0, whole genome shotgun sequence encodes:
- the ZNF613 gene encoding zinc finger protein 613 isoform X2, which translates to MLENYSNLVSVGYQANKPGMFSKLEQGELWSVQDEIHSRIYPEIKKVDNHLQVHSQNRRCLKRGEHNEFGNIIQQRKNNFPLKQNHDIFDLHEKILKSNLSLINLNKSYQIKNSVEVNGDGQSFLYDKHEQFHNEMKFPECGNSTNINSQLIKHQRTEKIHKPHICNECGKAFLKKSRLIDHQRVHTGEKPHGCSICGKAFSRKSRLTEHQKIHVREKRYECTECDKAFRWKSQFIAHQKIHTGEKPYLCSDCGKGFIKKSRLINHQRVHTGEKPHECSLCEKAFSRKSRLVEHQRTHTGEKPYECTECDKAFRWKSQLNAHQKTHTGEKSYICSDCGKGFIQKGNLIVHQRTHTGEKPYICNECGKGFIQKGNLLIHQRIHTGEKPYVCNDCGKAFSQKSCLISHQRFHTGKTPFVCTECGKSCSHKSGLINHQRIHTGEKPYTCSDCGKAFRDKSCLNRHRRTHTGERPYGCSDCGKAFSHLSCLVYHKGMLHAREKRVGSVKLENPFSKSHSSSHTSDLIQDKSPVNMISSKQIAM; encoded by the exons atgttggagaactacagCAACCTGGTGTCAGTGG GGTATCAAGCCAACAAGCCAGGTATGTTCTCCAAGTTGGAACAGGGAGAACTATGGTCAGTACAAGATGAGATCCACAGTCGAATCTATCCAG AAATCAAGAAAGTTGATAATCATCTACAGGTGCACTCACAAAACAGAAGATGTCTGAAGAGAGGGGAACATAATGAATTTGGAAACATCAttcaacagagaaaaaataattttcctttaaagcaaaatcatgatatatttgacttacatgagaaaatattaaagtcAAATTTAAGTTTAATCAACCTGAACAAAAGCTATCAGATCAAGAATTCTGTTGAGGTTAATGGAGATGGGCAATCTTTCCTCTATGATAAACATGAACAATTtcataatgaaatgaaattccCTGAATGTGGAAATTCTACAAATATAAATTCACAACTCATAAAGCATCAGAGAACTGAAAAGATACATAAACCCCATATatgcaatgaatgtgggaaagccttcctCAAGAAGTCTCGCCTCATTGATCACCAGAGagttcatacaggagagaaacctcaTGGATGCAGTATATGTGGGAAAGCTTTCTCTAGAAAGTCCAGGCTAACTGAACACCAGAAAATTCATGTACGAGAAAAACGGTATGAATGCACTGAATGTGACAAAGCATTCCGCTGGAAATCACAGTTCATTGCACATCAGaaaattcacactggagagaaaccatatttATGCAGTGATTGTGGAAAAGGCTTCATCAAGAAGTCTCGgctcattaatcatcagagagtTCATACAGGGGAGAAACCTCATGAATGCAGTCTGTGTGAGAAAGCATTCTCCAGAAAGTCCAGGCTTGTTGAACATCAGAGAACTCATacaggagagaagccctatgaatGCACTGAATGTGACAAAGCATTCCGTTGGAAATCACAACTCAATGCACATCAGAAaactcacacaggggagaaatCATATATATGCAGTGATTGTGGGAAAGGCTTCATTCAGAAGGGCAATCTCATTGTACATCAGCgaactcatactggagagaagccttatatatgcaatgaatgtggaaaaggctTCATCCAAAAAGGCAATCTCCTTATACATCAACgtattcatactggagagaaaccctatgtaTGCAATGATTGTGGAAAAGCCTTCAGCCAGAAGTCGTGCTTAATATCCCATCAGAGATTTCACACAGGAAAGACTCCCTTTGTATGTACTGAGTGTGGAAAATCCTGTTCACATAAGTCGGGTCTCATTAaccatcagagaattcacacaggagagaaaccctatacaTGCAGTGACTGTGGGAAAGCTTTCAGAGATAAGTCATGCCTCAATAGACATCGGAGAACTCATACAGGAGAGAGACCCTATGGATGCTCTGATTGTGGGAAAGCTTTCTCCCACTTGTCATGCCTTGTTTATCATAAGGGGATGCTGCATGCAAGAGAGAAACGTGTAGGTTCAGTCAAGTTGGAAAATCCTTTCTCAAAGAGTCACAGCTCATCTCATACAAGTGATCTTATTCAAGATAAAAGCCCTGTTAACATGATAAGTTCCAAGCAGATAGCAATGTAG
- the ZNF613 gene encoding zinc finger protein 613 isoform X1, translated as MIKAQELLTLEDVAVEFTWEEWQLLDAAQKDLYRDVMLENYSNLVSVGYQANKPGMFSKLEQGELWSVQDEIHSRIYPEIKKVDNHLQVHSQNRRCLKRGEHNEFGNIIQQRKNNFPLKQNHDIFDLHEKILKSNLSLINLNKSYQIKNSVEVNGDGQSFLYDKHEQFHNEMKFPECGNSTNINSQLIKHQRTEKIHKPHICNECGKAFLKKSRLIDHQRVHTGEKPHGCSICGKAFSRKSRLTEHQKIHVREKRYECTECDKAFRWKSQFIAHQKIHTGEKPYLCSDCGKGFIKKSRLINHQRVHTGEKPHECSLCEKAFSRKSRLVEHQRTHTGEKPYECTECDKAFRWKSQLNAHQKTHTGEKSYICSDCGKGFIQKGNLIVHQRTHTGEKPYICNECGKGFIQKGNLLIHQRIHTGEKPYVCNDCGKAFSQKSCLISHQRFHTGKTPFVCTECGKSCSHKSGLINHQRIHTGEKPYTCSDCGKAFRDKSCLNRHRRTHTGERPYGCSDCGKAFSHLSCLVYHKGMLHAREKRVGSVKLENPFSKSHSSSHTSDLIQDKSPVNMISSKQIAM; from the exons GAATTGCTGACGCTGGAGGATGTGGCTGTGGAGTTCACCTGGGAGGAGTGGCAGCTCCTGGACGCTGCTCAAAAAGACCTGTACCGGGacgtgatgttggagaactacagCAACCTGGTGTCAGTGG GGTATCAAGCCAACAAGCCAGGTATGTTCTCCAAGTTGGAACAGGGAGAACTATGGTCAGTACAAGATGAGATCCACAGTCGAATCTATCCAG AAATCAAGAAAGTTGATAATCATCTACAGGTGCACTCACAAAACAGAAGATGTCTGAAGAGAGGGGAACATAATGAATTTGGAAACATCAttcaacagagaaaaaataattttcctttaaagcaaaatcatgatatatttgacttacatgagaaaatattaaagtcAAATTTAAGTTTAATCAACCTGAACAAAAGCTATCAGATCAAGAATTCTGTTGAGGTTAATGGAGATGGGCAATCTTTCCTCTATGATAAACATGAACAATTtcataatgaaatgaaattccCTGAATGTGGAAATTCTACAAATATAAATTCACAACTCATAAAGCATCAGAGAACTGAAAAGATACATAAACCCCATATatgcaatgaatgtgggaaagccttcctCAAGAAGTCTCGCCTCATTGATCACCAGAGagttcatacaggagagaaacctcaTGGATGCAGTATATGTGGGAAAGCTTTCTCTAGAAAGTCCAGGCTAACTGAACACCAGAAAATTCATGTACGAGAAAAACGGTATGAATGCACTGAATGTGACAAAGCATTCCGCTGGAAATCACAGTTCATTGCACATCAGaaaattcacactggagagaaaccatatttATGCAGTGATTGTGGAAAAGGCTTCATCAAGAAGTCTCGgctcattaatcatcagagagtTCATACAGGGGAGAAACCTCATGAATGCAGTCTGTGTGAGAAAGCATTCTCCAGAAAGTCCAGGCTTGTTGAACATCAGAGAACTCATacaggagagaagccctatgaatGCACTGAATGTGACAAAGCATTCCGTTGGAAATCACAACTCAATGCACATCAGAAaactcacacaggggagaaatCATATATATGCAGTGATTGTGGGAAAGGCTTCATTCAGAAGGGCAATCTCATTGTACATCAGCgaactcatactggagagaagccttatatatgcaatgaatgtggaaaaggctTCATCCAAAAAGGCAATCTCCTTATACATCAACgtattcatactggagagaaaccctatgtaTGCAATGATTGTGGAAAAGCCTTCAGCCAGAAGTCGTGCTTAATATCCCATCAGAGATTTCACACAGGAAAGACTCCCTTTGTATGTACTGAGTGTGGAAAATCCTGTTCACATAAGTCGGGTCTCATTAaccatcagagaattcacacaggagagaaaccctatacaTGCAGTGACTGTGGGAAAGCTTTCAGAGATAAGTCATGCCTCAATAGACATCGGAGAACTCATACAGGAGAGAGACCCTATGGATGCTCTGATTGTGGGAAAGCTTTCTCCCACTTGTCATGCCTTGTTTATCATAAGGGGATGCTGCATGCAAGAGAGAAACGTGTAGGTTCAGTCAAGTTGGAAAATCCTTTCTCAAAGAGTCACAGCTCATCTCATACAAGTGATCTTATTCAAGATAAAAGCCCTGTTAACATGATAAGTTCCAAGCAGATAGCAATGTAG